A genomic window from Streptococcus sanguinis includes:
- a CDS encoding methionine ABC transporter ATP-binding protein: protein MGKEIIKLDHIDVVFNQKKQDIRAVEDVTIHINQGDIYGIVGYSGAGKSTLVRVINLLQVPSAGKITVDDTVFYDHHQVQLTAAELRQKRKDIGMIFQHFNLMAQMTAKENVAFALKHSPLSAAEKDKKVHTLLDLVGLADRADNYPAQLSGGQKQRVAIARALANDPKILISDESTSALDPKTTKQILALLQDLNQKLGLTIVLITHEMQIVKDIANRVAVMQNGRLIEEGSVLDIFSNPKNELTQDFITTATGINEAMIKINQQRIVQNLPENSILAHLKYSGVVTDTAIINDIYKQYHISANILHANIEILDHVPVGEMVVILSGETKQLAAVQESLRETGVELHVLKEGSN, encoded by the coding sequence ATGGGCAAAGAAATTATCAAATTGGATCACATTGATGTCGTTTTTAATCAAAAGAAGCAAGACATTAGGGCCGTAGAAGATGTGACCATTCATATTAATCAGGGAGATATTTATGGAATTGTAGGCTATTCTGGTGCCGGCAAGTCTACCCTGGTTCGTGTCATTAACTTGCTGCAGGTGCCGTCTGCTGGCAAGATTACGGTGGATGATACGGTTTTCTATGATCATCATCAGGTTCAGCTTACTGCGGCTGAGCTACGCCAAAAGCGTAAGGATATTGGGATGATTTTCCAGCATTTTAACCTCATGGCTCAGATGACAGCCAAGGAAAATGTTGCCTTTGCGCTCAAGCATTCTCCTTTATCAGCTGCTGAAAAAGACAAGAAAGTTCATACGCTTTTAGACTTGGTAGGCTTAGCGGATCGGGCGGACAATTATCCTGCCCAGCTGTCTGGCGGTCAGAAGCAGCGGGTGGCCATTGCGCGGGCCTTGGCCAATGATCCCAAAATCCTCATCTCGGACGAGTCCACATCCGCTCTGGATCCTAAGACCACCAAGCAGATTCTTGCTCTATTGCAGGATTTGAATCAAAAATTGGGTCTGACAATTGTCCTCATTACCCACGAAATGCAGATTGTCAAGGACATTGCCAACCGGGTAGCAGTCATGCAAAATGGTCGGCTGATTGAGGAAGGCTCAGTTCTGGATATTTTCTCTAATCCCAAGAATGAGCTGACCCAAGATTTCATTACGACCGCAACGGGTATCAATGAGGCTATGATCAAAATCAACCAGCAGAGGATTGTGCAAAACCTGCCGGAAAATTCCATTCTGGCCCATCTGAAATACTCAGGTGTGGTGACGGACACAGCCATTATAAACGACATTTACAAGCAGTATCACATATCGGCCAATATTCTTCACGCTAATATTGAGATTTTAGACCATGTACCAGTCGGAGAAATGGTCGTTATCTTATCTGGAGAGACCAAGCAACTGGCGGCGGTGCAGGAAAGTCTGCGCGAAACAGGAGTAGAGCTGCATGTTCTGAAAGAAGGGAGTAACTAA
- a CDS encoding MetQ/NlpA family ABC transporter substrate-binding protein: MMNLKKIFSVGLVGLAALGLAACGGSSSKESKSEDGTVTVKVGVMSLSDTEEARWNKVQEILDKENAGVKLEYTQFTDYSQPNQALLDGDVDINAFQHYNFLENWNKEKGADLVSVADTYIAPIRLYSGTKDGKNKYTDVKDIPENGTIAVPNDATNESRALYLLESAGLIKLDVKGNELATVANIKENKKNLTISELDASQTPASLTSADAAVVNNTFVREAGIDYKKALFKEEANENSKQWYNLIAAKADWKKSDKADAIEKIIKAYHTDEVKKVIEESSDGMDQPVW, encoded by the coding sequence ATGATGAATTTGAAAAAAATCTTTTCAGTAGGCCTAGTAGGGCTTGCAGCCTTGGGTTTGGCAGCTTGCGGCGGCTCTTCTAGTAAGGAGAGCAAATCAGAAGACGGAACTGTAACGGTTAAGGTCGGGGTGATGAGCCTGAGTGATACAGAAGAAGCGCGCTGGAACAAGGTTCAAGAGATTCTTGACAAAGAAAATGCAGGCGTTAAATTAGAATATACGCAGTTTACCGACTACTCTCAGCCGAACCAAGCTCTGCTTGACGGTGATGTGGATATCAACGCTTTCCAACATTACAACTTCCTTGAAAACTGGAACAAAGAGAAGGGAGCAGACCTTGTGTCTGTTGCGGATACCTATATCGCTCCTATTCGTCTCTACTCTGGTACAAAGGACGGCAAAAATAAATATACAGATGTGAAAGACATCCCAGAAAATGGTACGATTGCCGTTCCAAATGATGCAACAAATGAGAGCCGCGCTCTTTATCTTCTTGAATCAGCTGGCTTGATCAAGCTTGATGTTAAAGGAAACGAGCTTGCGACTGTTGCCAACATCAAAGAAAACAAGAAGAATCTGACAATTTCTGAGTTGGATGCCTCTCAAACACCAGCTTCTCTGACTTCAGCAGATGCTGCAGTTGTCAATAATACTTTCGTTCGCGAAGCAGGCATTGACTACAAGAAGGCTCTCTTCAAAGAAGAAGCCAATGAAAACTCAAAACAATGGTATAATCTGATTGCAGCGAAAGCAGATTGGAAGAAATCAGACAAGGCTGACGCGATTGAAAAAATTATCAAGGCTTACCACACTGATGAAGTGAAAAAAGTTATCGAAGAATCATCAGATGGTATGGATCAGCCAGTGTGGTAA